A genomic segment from Nitrosopumilus sp. K4 encodes:
- a CDS encoding vWA domain-containing protein, translated as MQSFQLRNETLVEIATFLVRRWSQKENIIVEFSDKVETRTRLKENKVILAPLEKRIGDDFQKYRQFRTSLWYEAMRIKFCKKILSNDHAFGFILNTMETRRVEQLGRRIWKGMDEEIIFNYSFMLVGRPQLSTVYGKARIVEAFYQYFMFGAIKGEIQSSSFERIKKASLFAKKVVDEAIEKNYDTDWLEKKVSEIIKILDIDSLLTIPVSLPFMKAGIAMSEEELLKFLSVVSRNKEGDFGKTDPNAILSGDNIYKEYKVLLDENKKTDNKGLAPEAIGVKIPETKNVDETTIYDLSLINNLKTKFKEWKSGWKEQHVRSGEEFDEESFIEGHEPFFTDVKKSIKTRIVILLDHSSSIASDALEYKKATLALCEVLAFLKVKFAVYAFSTENRSVVCWQIKPDNVKWNYVSAKRLAQIVANGSTPLAEVYDKMFPILQSKRPDVFLTLTDGEPSDPNAVRTMTKSLKRLGIKMVALGLGQNTVRATTIANNLRHLGYEKTLAVSRLNDIPNKVLSMLEQS; from the coding sequence ATGCAGTCCTTTCAATTAAGAAATGAAACCCTAGTAGAAATAGCCACATTCTTAGTTAGAAGATGGTCACAAAAAGAAAACATCATTGTAGAATTTTCTGACAAGGTGGAAACAAGAACACGGTTAAAGGAAAACAAAGTCATTCTCGCACCTCTCGAAAAAAGAATAGGAGATGATTTTCAAAAGTACAGACAGTTTCGAACCTCGTTGTGGTATGAAGCAATGCGAATAAAATTTTGCAAAAAAATTCTAAGTAATGACCATGCATTTGGATTCATACTAAATACAATGGAGACTAGAAGAGTTGAACAACTAGGTAGAAGAATTTGGAAAGGAATGGATGAAGAAATTATTTTCAACTATTCGTTTATGCTTGTTGGAAGACCACAACTAAGCACGGTTTATGGAAAAGCCAGGATTGTTGAGGCATTTTATCAATATTTTATGTTTGGAGCAATAAAGGGAGAAATTCAATCAAGTAGTTTTGAGAGAATCAAAAAAGCTTCATTGTTTGCCAAAAAAGTAGTCGATGAGGCAATTGAAAAAAACTATGACACAGATTGGTTAGAAAAGAAGGTAAGTGAAATTATCAAAATACTAGACATTGACTCATTACTTACAATTCCAGTATCGCTTCCTTTTATGAAAGCAGGTATAGCAATGTCTGAAGAAGAACTACTCAAATTTCTTTCAGTGGTTTCAAGAAACAAAGAAGGTGATTTTGGAAAGACAGATCCAAATGCAATACTAAGTGGGGACAATATCTACAAAGAATACAAAGTATTGTTAGATGAAAACAAAAAAACAGATAACAAAGGATTAGCACCTGAAGCAATTGGTGTAAAGATCCCTGAAACAAAAAATGTAGATGAGACTACAATTTACGATCTCAGCTTAATAAACAATCTAAAAACAAAATTCAAAGAATGGAAATCAGGATGGAAAGAACAACATGTAAGAAGTGGAGAAGAATTTGATGAAGAAAGCTTCATCGAAGGACATGAGCCATTTTTTACAGATGTTAAAAAATCAATTAAAACAAGAATTGTAATATTATTGGATCATTCATCAAGTATTGCATCAGACGCACTGGAATACAAAAAAGCAACTCTGGCATTGTGTGAAGTTTTAGCATTTCTCAAAGTAAAGTTTGCAGTTTATGCATTTAGCACTGAGAACAGATCAGTCGTATGCTGGCAAATCAAACCAGACAATGTAAAATGGAATTATGTATCAGCAAAACGTCTTGCTCAGATTGTTGCAAATGGTTCAACACCACTAGCAGAGGTATATGACAAAATGTTTCCCATATTACAATCAAAAAGACCAGATGTTTTCTTAACTTTGACAGACGGAGAGCCCTCTGACCCAAATGCGGTAAGGACAATGACAAAGTCACTAAAGAGATTAGGAATAAAGATGGTCGCACTTGGACTAGGTCAGAATACCGTAAGGGCAACTACAA
- a CDS encoding MoxR family ATPase, protein MDEVQYVDWNNSIQILNKAYDSGLFVLIIGPKGTGKTSLVREFAKSKSINLDSINFSLRTRESHLIGTKTLSEGTVSFDEGLLIKSMREGNLLYLDEINAAEADVLLRLDEALDDRRQIALKESTGEIVRAKDSWFVVATINPLTHSGTKELPPQLLSRFPVRISLEYPPENVELEIVKKYVSEKHESDLIQGIKLANTLRQAASVEELFYAPSLRETIAFGKLLENDVSPKEAAMIVFGNVYTQWGNIEFQKVSDIIASMFGN, encoded by the coding sequence TTGGACGAAGTTCAATATGTTGATTGGAATAATTCTATTCAGATTTTAAACAAGGCGTATGATTCTGGACTTTTTGTGTTAATTATTGGTCCAAAAGGTACTGGAAAGACATCATTAGTCAGAGAGTTTGCAAAAAGCAAGAGCATCAATCTAGACTCAATTAATTTCAGTCTAAGAACCAGAGAGAGCCACCTCATTGGAACAAAGACGCTGAGTGAAGGAACTGTAAGTTTTGATGAAGGGCTTTTGATCAAATCAATGAGAGAAGGCAACCTGCTTTACTTGGATGAAATCAATGCAGCAGAAGCTGATGTACTATTAAGATTAGATGAAGCACTAGACGATAGACGGCAGATTGCATTAAAGGAATCCACAGGAGAAATCGTCAGAGCAAAAGATAGTTGGTTTGTAGTTGCAACAATCAACCCATTAACACATAGCGGAACAAAAGAATTGCCACCACAGCTATTAAGCAGATTTCCAGTAAGAATTAGTTTAGAATACCCACCAGAAAATGTTGAATTAGAGATTGTAAAAAAATACGTCTCAGAGAAACATGAATCGGATTTAATTCAAGGGATAAAACTTGCAAATACTTTACGACAAGCAGCATCAGTTGAAGAGTTGTTTTATGCTCCAAGCCTAAGGGAAACTATTGCTTTTGGAAAGCTATTAGAAAATGATGTTTCACCCAAAGAAGCAGCAATGATTGTTTTTGGAAATGTATACACACAGTGGGGAAACATTGAATTTCAGAAGGTAAGTGACATCATTGCTTCTATGTTCGGTAATTAG
- a CDS encoding RNA-binding domain-containing protein — protein MAEKLEASINVIIHATEDISKFFEAFNEMFELEDEDFSIEHTTGHFDNPITILNAKLVKKQAIKFMEKFIKNISKEQLSIMINEIEERTVDSRYNIRFDKQEFIKGKIEFQEKEAIKLKIHTPIYNKKNTIKTFTEIFQLAN, from the coding sequence ATGGCTGAAAAGTTAGAAGCATCAATTAATGTAATTATTCATGCTACAGAAGATATCTCAAAATTCTTTGAAGCATTTAATGAAATGTTTGAGTTAGAAGATGAAGATTTTTCCATAGAGCACACCACAGGACATTTTGACAATCCAATCACAATACTAAATGCAAAACTGGTCAAAAAACAGGCAATTAAATTCATGGAGAAATTTATCAAAAACATCTCAAAAGAGCAACTCTCAATCATGATTAATGAAATTGAAGAAAGAACAGTTGATTCAAGATATAACATTAGATTTGACAAACAGGAATTTATCAAAGGCAAGATAGAATTCCAAGAAAAAGAAGCAATAAAACTAAAAATCCATACACCCATCTACAACAAAAAAAATACCATCAAGACATTTACAGAAATATTCCAACTTGCCAACTAG
- a CDS encoding NAD(P)/FAD-dependent oxidoreductase encodes MADYDVIVAGGGLAGTITAQAIAHYSNQNLKILSIDRNPEMYPGRKSLGGWVCGDACSKEAVDYMSERIKVQWGRPEIEHDVKGVMAFSPDKETAIPFDGAGYMLNRQKLPEIQNERCKKMGIEFDFEINLTGLIYDGQQVVGVQGINNKTKEPYKKTAKIVIDATGVASMLRNGLKNSTKVERRIDRRDLESTGRYIMYFDQGEKDLSEFDSDYCIIHLDQDIAPGGYGWVFPKAENKVNIGLGVEKSLLEKRNKRLGKKDNVESLMKEYLNRNKAIKNARLSQDPEDIHNNSGIFQVSVRRQNDCMVSGGYMLVGDSAWMPKPIDAGGIGPALIAGTILGNNVAQAIEANDVSEAGLWQYNLDFIKEYGYKTAGLELFRRLVQQMTNEQISYGMKHFLGNLDVESISKGEHPDFSGLTKLGMIIRGAMNKTVADGLKYTSKENQWLVEHYNNYPKDPSGFDEWNKALHQRLDAAFAKVEAFGN; translated from the coding sequence GTGGCAGATTATGACGTTATAGTTGCTGGCGGAGGATTAGCTGGAACAATTACAGCTCAAGCAATCGCTCATTATTCTAATCAAAATTTGAAAATCCTATCAATTGACAGAAATCCAGAAATGTATCCAGGAAGAAAATCTCTGGGCGGATGGGTGTGTGGAGATGCTTGTTCAAAAGAAGCAGTGGACTACATGAGTGAGAGGATAAAGGTTCAGTGGGGCAGACCAGAAATCGAACATGATGTAAAAGGAGTGATGGCATTTTCTCCAGACAAAGAAACTGCAATTCCATTTGACGGTGCAGGATACATGCTCAATCGTCAAAAGCTTCCAGAGATTCAAAATGAAAGATGCAAAAAAATGGGAATCGAATTTGATTTTGAGATAAACCTCACAGGCTTAATTTATGATGGACAGCAAGTAGTTGGCGTTCAAGGAATCAACAACAAGACAAAAGAACCATACAAAAAGACTGCAAAAATTGTAATTGATGCAACAGGAGTAGCATCAATGCTTAGAAACGGCCTCAAAAACTCAACTAAGGTTGAGAGAAGAATAGACAGACGTGACTTGGAGTCAACTGGCAGATATATCATGTATTTTGACCAAGGAGAAAAAGATCTTTCAGAGTTTGATTCAGATTATTGCATTATTCATTTAGACCAAGATATTGCACCGGGAGGATATGGTTGGGTCTTTCCAAAAGCTGAAAATAAAGTAAACATAGGACTAGGAGTTGAAAAATCACTCTTAGAAAAAAGGAACAAGAGGCTTGGAAAGAAAGACAATGTTGAATCATTAATGAAAGAATATCTTAACAGAAACAAGGCAATCAAAAATGCACGATTGTCACAAGATCCTGAAGATATTCACAACAACTCCGGAATTTTCCAAGTTTCAGTTAGAAGACAAAATGATTGCATGGTATCAGGAGGGTACATGTTAGTTGGGGATTCTGCATGGATGCCAAAACCAATTGATGCAGGCGGGATTGGACCAGCACTAATTGCAGGAACAATTTTGGGAAATAATGTTGCTCAAGCAATTGAAGCAAATGATGTTTCAGAAGCAGGATTGTGGCAATACAATCTTGACTTTATCAAAGAGTATGGATACAAAACCGCAGGATTAGAATTGTTTAGAAGATTAGTTCAGCAAATGACAAATGAGCAGATCAGTTACGGAATGAAACACTTTTTGGGAAATCTAGACGTAGAGTCAATCAGTAAAGGAGAACATCCAGATTTTTCAGGACTAACAAAACTCGGGATGATTATTAGAGGTGCAATGAACAAAACAGTTGCAGACGGATTAAAATACACATCAAAAGAAAACCAATGGTTAGTAGAACACTATAACAACTATCCAAAAGATCCTTCAGGTTTTGATGAATGGAATAAGGCATTGCATCAACGACTAGATGCGGCATTTGCAAAAGTAGAAGCGTTTGGAAATTAG